The following nucleotide sequence is from uncultured Erythrobacter sp..
GCGGCTATACTCCAACACGGCTTGGAGGCCCTCAAGACCCGCTTTTCCACACGATGATCCAAATGAAGAACCTTGATCGACTCAAGGAGTTTCGAGCAATTGAATGAGTGAATCAGACGATCGACCAAAGCCGGCGATTGATGCCAGCACCGAGCATTTCAAGCTCACCTACTTTGATCCTCCGGAAGGTTTGGAGAAGTATATTCTGGCCACCTTCGACTTGCAGTGGAACGAGGATCTGATCGAGGATCGTCACCCCGGCGCGCTCGGCCAGTTGTTCTTTACGATCAAGGGACGCGGATATGCAAAATTCGGTGATCGTACCGACAAGGTTGATGGCGGTCCCATCCTCTTCAACGCTTTTGAAGTTGCCGCGCCATTTCATTTGAGAGGGCCTTGGCGATGTCTGGGGGCCTCACTTTCACCGCATGGCTGGGCCTCGCTGACACAGGCGCCTGTCAACACTCATGGCAATAGCTTCTTGCCCGCCAGTCAGGTGTTGGGCGAGGATATTGATCGTTTTTCGGATGAGCTGACCGAACGGTGTCTGGCAGGAGAAATTTCGGGAGAGCAGGCATGTGACGAGGTTGCGGAGTGGATTCGCCCTCGCCTGAAGCCTGTCCCAAAATCTCACGAAGACTTGATTGATGCGGTGCTTGCGTGGCTGGGGACTTCGCTAAATCCTCCTGTCGAAGCGCTTTTCTACGGTCGGGATTATTCGCGCAGGCAGATTGAGCGCCTGGTGCTGCGCTATTTCGGGTTCACTCCAAGCGCGCTTGCGCGTAAGTTTCGGGCAATCCGCGCCGCCAATCTCTTGTCGCAGCCCGATCTCACCGACGAAGCAGAAGCCGAGATCGCCGAAGCATTCTTCGAT
It contains:
- a CDS encoding helix-turn-helix domain-containing protein, which translates into the protein MSESDDRPKPAIDASTEHFKLTYFDPPEGLEKYILATFDLQWNEDLIEDRHPGALGQLFFTIKGRGYAKFGDRTDKVDGGPILFNAFEVAAPFHLRGPWRCLGASLSPHGWASLTQAPVNTHGNSFLPASQVLGEDIDRFSDELTERCLAGEISGEQACDEVAEWIRPRLKPVPKSHEDLIDAVLAWLGTSLNPPVEALFYGRDYSRRQIERLVLRYFGFTPSALARKFRAIRAANLLSQPDLTDEAEAEIAEAFFDQSHMAKEIRRFCGYTPSRLGGEGGPMFQRLTHMQNLERLKPFRVVG